Proteins from one Bufo gargarizans isolate SCDJY-AF-19 chromosome 8, ASM1485885v1, whole genome shotgun sequence genomic window:
- the TMEM169 gene encoding transmembrane protein 169 isoform X1, whose translation MQSEVVPSDAGIEESAPKPNRSAPNSPLRNTLRRAAAAVSFEGATGEATIERKKRKKKEPRPESIIVYRSDNEKVLDDEAANQETGERSTEEGSRFLGTPLSDGGWNMPPDSRYVTLTGTITRGKKKGQMVDIHVTLTEKELQELTRSREPLQDEPIEGKKICSVGPDKGPHVLLWSLLCLPVVFVLSFVVSFYYVTITWYNIFLVYNEERTFWHKITFCPFLIIFYPIIIVVVSLSLATYTAVTQISWSFGEWWHAVKDMEKGFCGWLCSKLGLEDCSPYSIVELLDSDNISGSLSVKGSAQGVETSAV comes from the exons ATGCAGAGCGAGGTCGTTCCCAGCGATGCTGGGATTGAGGAGTCTGCCCCAAAACCAAATAGGAGTGCCCCAAATAGTCCCCTAAGGAACACGCTCCGGAGAGCTGCGGCAGCTGTGTCTTTTGAGGGGGCAACAGGAGAGGCGACCATAGAACGgaagaagagaaagaaaaaggaGCCGCGTCCAGAATCCATCATTGTGTATCGCTCGGATAATGAGAAGGTCCTGGATGATGAAGCGGCCAATCAGGAAACCGGGGAGAGAAGTACAGAGGAAGGATCCAGATTTCTGGGGACTCCGCTAAGTGATG GTGGGTGGAATATGCCTCCAGATAGTCGCTATGTCACTTTAACCGGAACAATCACCCGTGGGAAGAAGAAGGGGCAGATGGTGGACATCCATGTCACTTTAACCGAGAAGGAACTTCAAGAACTTACACGATCTAGGGAGCCTTTACAAGACGAGCCGATTGAGGGGAAGAAAATTTGTTCGGTAGGCCCAGATAAAGGTCCTCACGTCCTCTTGTGGAGTCTTCTTTGCTTGCCGGTCGTATTTGTTCTGTCGTTCGTGGTTTCGTTCTATTACGTGACCATTACCTGGTACAACATCTTCTTGGTTTACAACGAGGAGAGGACTTTCTGGCACAAGATCACCTTCTGCCccttcctaataattttttaccCTATCATCATAGTGGTCGTGTCTCTGTCTCTGGCCACGTACACGGCAGTGACTCAGATCTCCTGGTCATTTGGTGAGTGGTGGCACGCGGTGAAGGACATGGAGAAGGGTTTTTGCGGGTGGCTTTGTAGCAAGCTTGGTCTGGAAGACTGTTCTCCCTATAGCATTGTAGAATTACTGGACTCTGACAATATATCGGGTAGTTTGTCGGTGAAGGGCTCTGCGCAGGGCGTGGAGACCTCGGCCGTGTGA